CCAGATAACTAAGACAAATGGTGGGTCCAGTCCAATCAATGCCCTGCTTCCAGTCATTGAGATGGCCTTCAAACTGGATGTAACCAACAGATGTAGAGCGTTCCAGTGCTGGAACGTCCTTACGGACAATTTCTCGCAAGAAAACAATGAGTTTCTAGTAAATAAAAGGTTAAAACTCCTGATGATTCCGTTGAAGTTAAACAATGCTAAAGTGACAACCACTGTTCTTGCCAAGTTCAATACATGGTGGCATTTGATAAGGAAGTTTGAGAATAAACTCGACAAGTTTACCGACATGGTCCTGATTCCGTTTGTGCACTTCTGTTTTGGAAAATACTCCGGTAGTTTGAAGGTATCTAATTCAGCTCCTGGGCAAATGTCCCCTGCAATAGCTAAGGAAAGTGCGGATGCGCTGACAGAGATTATTGGTCACTATAATTGTGACGGTTGTGTGACGCTACCGAGACTAAATAACAAGTTAATAAACACTAAGATTTTGGCTGAACATTGGAGTGACTGGATGGTTGCCTTGTGTAGTGCAATCAAGACCTTAGCAAATGGTGATAGCGGGGGATGTAAAACGCGGCAACTGACATGCCTTTGGAAAGGATTTGTCGTCACCATAGGAGAATTGCCGGCCAACCAAATTAGAGCGGATCTCTTCAATGAATTGTTGAAGGTTGCTTTAGATTTAGTCGcggtaaatataattaattaatctatATTTTTCATTCGACTTATTTGTACCTGTGATGGTGAAGtttgcaggggggttaaaatggccacattgaagcaattcatctaagaaagcaatatggctattttaaccccgcagtttaaaaaaaatactttttatattttcagcaTAGCAACACTGCTGGTAATCTGGATAAGGTAGTGTTCAATGTGTTAATAATACCATTATTTGACGACGATCCGAAAATCAAACACTTGCTGAAGACTAAGAATGCGAAAGGCCCAATTTACACAATTCTGGAAATTCTGCTAAGCCAAGGTTTAGATAACTTTTTTTCAAGGTATGTTCTTGTCCGTTTATTAGTATATTACGTAGATAACaagcctatattcgtcccactgttAGGCACAAGCCagtcaatcggagggggtatggagcatactccaccacgctgctcctccaTGCTGTGGGTTGATGGTATATTACAATCATTATTTATCCAGTCGACATAATAGTTCAACTGATTATATTGAAATCCTTGTTAACGCCACGTCCGTATCCCTTTGCGGTTGGACAGACTCGCATATCATCAACGACAACCTCCGTTCCGTGCTCCTGGAGGCACGTTAATCCGATGGTCTCGGTTACAACCTGCTGGTGTAAATGGGTAGAGGTCATTGCATTTAGAGGCTTGTTAACCCTGATGCCAAGGTTGCTGAgattggcaatccacctcacaatggACTACCCCGAAcagaatcgtgagcttatgtacgtcatcactaatttaagagcccacgctcttggcggtgtggcattctccttgctacttttttagggaaaaatagggcagtggtttccctcttgccttccgccccgcagtactctgacgcgagcgggatggcgtccagagtagtctatttcagagCCGTACtaggtactaatatgtatacactttgcaaccatgtcatattaacttttttgacaatttaaaccgtaagcctcattaaatgtcaaatatgatagtgcgacagggatctaaagtgggtacatgatattgcttatgactgtacgtgTCCTCCGtccctgaatagtactgacagttactgctgctctctgtcaaCTTATGTATGAATTATTTTAGGGAAAATGCAGAAGAAATAAGGACAAAATTAAAGCGCCTAACAAATGTCATATTGGACGAAGCGCTAGTACAACCAGATGAAATAACAACATGGTTATTGGTAGACGAAGTGGATACTAAAAGTAAACTGATGATATGGGCTGCCCTCGCCGCGTCGATATGCGAGTCTAAGTACAAAATGAGCCTGGAGATCCTGTGCAGAATGGTCCTAGGGCCATTGAACACAATGAACGTATTGCCGTTGGTAAGATTTCttgattgttatttttataaataaataaaaataaataaaactttatttcggacttttGTACATCCATAGTGGTTCGTTTAAGAGACTGTTGGAGCTGGGGCCTggttaataaaacttacaattgtaaattacaatgacaatttgatgtacattgcggagtgtgtgatcacgaatattttgcagtgtcatattagctacgtaatgaacaccaaattgtcgttataatttacaattgtaagttttatgaaacaggcctcTGGTCCGGACCCGGTGCAGTAAAGAGGCAGTTTTTTTCCTAATGACGTACTTGCCTGCGCAAACATGCCGGACGCACTGCAATATCTCGGCAGCCCCAACAGCATCCTAAACGCGTATATATAGTATATCCCAAACTCCAATGTACCTATGTGCCTACaaactcaaatgtaggcggcagcactgttgagtgttcctaaattttgacagttctccatactgtccagctaaaattcctgataaattgctataaaatgtggagcaacgtggagtgtttTCCGTCTGAAGGATgggttacgaaaaagaaaagcagccatttggaaaaaggcagttttgattgagaATAATTTATGCTAATTTTCCAAGGGAATAAagtataacactatgattttgcagttaaactcTGCGCAAAGAGTtacagtgtaaaaatataaccaaaaaaatatgtttgtttactcaaatagtatgaggaactgacaaaatttaagaacactcaacagtaactgcacctgatgggagaaataggcagtttttatcctcattcgtTCTCCGAACAACGCTGTCATTACCCTAAAATACTCATTTTGATATTACAGTCAAAATCCGAAGTGGTATGGCGCGATTGGTACACATTGTACGGCTACGTACATCCAATGATGACAGACGACAGCCTTGACAGTAAAATCGCCGCCATTTTACTGGGTAAAAGAGGGTTCACgcccacaaatattttttttatgttcggTGCAACGCTCGCATTGCTCAAACAGAAACTATTAAGTGGCAAAGGTAAGTGAAAACGATAATTGCACATTTATtatgtaagattttttttgccaTTGCATCTTATTTTGCAACACATggactagtcagaggtaccagGATGAACTAAATTGTCTGTAACGGGCtcttacataacacataaacagcctatatacgtcccactgctgggcacaggcctcccctcaatcaaccggagggggcacgctgctccaatgcgggttggtgaaggtgtttttacggctaatagccgggaccaacggcttaacgtgccgtccgaatcacggaatcatcttacttctccGGGCatccatatttattttatttttcggtcTCTTATTTAACGAATTTATTATATCTTGAAcatggaggtccgtgttgctctatgatcttgaaagttaaaaaataaattgtcaatATAACTTGTAAAGCGAAATGAAACGAATTTAGTTCAATTACAATCATATTTTGGGTAGAATTACGTGAATTATATCGAGTGCGAATGTTATATAGATACACGACCCACGGCTATTAGTCGGAAACCCTCGatattaaaacttaaattcTTACTGTTGTagtaatcatattttttaaaagaataatCAAACCACTTTACACCCGCTTCACCCGTGGGCCTTTGCCcacttttagtttttccttgtaacctgttctgtgtttgtgtgtgcaataTGGTGTATATTCatgtgaaacttttttttttctttaaatagcGACAAATGATTAGAAAAGGCAATACTGAATCTGTCAATTAGTACACTTTGCTTCAGACTCAGCCTAAGACCCGCTCATTGTAATCTTGATGGCGATAGTCTTAATCTAACAGTCATTGTAAACCCAATGAGACATTATTGACAAACAGAACCAAATTCCTGGATTGGTAAAAATTCTTAACTTCTAAGGAATCTTTTGAACTAGTTGATTTTCCAACTACctcataattatttttccaaaaatcttttttattataataccgTTTAGTAACTTAAATTTTCATGCATAAATTTTTTTAATGCAATCTACTACTTAGAAATAGATCtaatttttttcttcaaacATGCAGTAATTTGGTTCCAGTCAGcatcatttaattttttattgtgCTTGAAattcttttttaagttttagAGGATTTCACCATAATAATTGCACATTTCACTTACAACGAGGCAACTTGGGTGAAGCAAGTTACTATGACAGAACTGATGAATGTTTTAGTAATATGATGtcgtttttaatttaagtacgaAAGGTAGGAACTAATGCGTTATGATTGTAACAAAAGGTATGTTTATCACTACGTTTTCAGACGCGGAATGTGATTGGGAAGCAGAAGCACTACTGAGTGTGATGAGCAGTTTAAAGGAATCCACAATGGAGAAAAGCTTACCAATACTGGTAGAAGTATTGGTCATTCTATTAAACAAATTGGTTGAAAAAGTGAACTTAAAGCTTGCAGAATATTGTGTCGGGATGGTCAaagttatatttaaagttttatttgtgcATAAGCTGAAAACAGACGATGTCGTAAGTAAAACGCCAGCTAACTTTAAGtccctgtataataaatatcgagcctattgtcatcaaccgggcacaaattcattatctatgatccaaataaagtcaaaaagataaaaaaagtattattgatgcatgagcaataaggccgctttttgtgcttttctgtatatgttgtccttatctctgtattttgtgtccattgtgctcaataaagtattttatctatctatctatctatatttattgttaatGCAATTTTAGATCCAGACTATTTGCATCATATTAAAGAACTTCGTTTGTTTTAGGTTCCCGAATTAACGGTACTGGATAACATTTTCAAACCGATCGATGGCATATTTCAAAAAGAAGAGTATGGACCGATAAAGCCTACGTTAGCAAACGCACTTGTTTCAAGTTTGCCGCTTATTAAAGATGATTCTCATCTGAAGAAAAGTATTAAGACGGTCTTGAACACATTTTTGGCACAAATAAAAGAAGACGACAAAGAGTTGTTTGATAATATTAAATTTGCCATAGATGATGTGGCAAGTAAATCCAACAACAGCAAGCAAGATCAACACAAAGCTGGCTTCACTGCACCTCCGCCTAAATCATCTAAAAAGTCAAAGAAGAAAGAGCCCAATATAGTAAACACTGTTGTAGAAGATGGGGAAGAGTTTGTGGTAGTTAAATCAAATTGGAAATTCAATCCGAAGAAACTTACTGAAAATCAGAAAGAGAAATTAAAAAGGAAACGAGAAGATATTCCAGCTTTGTACCAAGACCTCTCGCAATCTCAAGATGAATTTAAATTAACTTCATGGAAAACTGACTCTCAAGATGCGTCGACTACTACTAGTAGTAAATCCAATAATAAAACCAATGAAGATTTTACTGATATCCTAAAAAACATACCTAGCACAGATATTGTACCGAAAATAATGGAAAACATTATCTCAGACAATAAAGACACAGACAAAGCTACCGAAAAATCCATTGCTAATGAGAAGCAGCAACCGTCACCAGCAATTAAAGACCCTAAAACTCCTCGTCTGGCTTTGAAAGATAGAGTTTTTAGGAACGTCAGAAACCTTATTGAAAAATCTGGTGTGCCAACCGATGTCAAAGTACCTCAACAGATCACAGAAGACTTGAATCAGACTGTGAATGAAAATGATCTTAAAACGCCAGTATCGAAAGCAAAAACAATAGCTAACGTGACGAATTCAGCCCCTCCAAAAATAGTATCAGAGCGACCAACACGTTCTATTAAGAAACCTAAGAAGTTTGAAGACACTGAAGTGTTTGCTTTGAAAAAGAAACGACGGGTACTCAGTGGCTCTCTAGATAGCGATACGTCAGACAAATCTGAAGGTATAGCTCATGACCAGGAATTAACAAAAGACAAACATGAGCCTGATAAAGAAGTTCAAAATGTGACAATAGACTCCGAAAAGTTACATATTAACAAGCAGAACACAAAAGCGATTGAACCTCTATCATCAATAAATTTAGAGactaaagaaaaagaagaaacagCTCCGGTCGAAAAAGCCGAAGAGTCACACGTACTCCAATATACTGAACTCAGCGATAAAAAATCTGTGATTGTGGAAAAAGTGAATCATAATATTGAATCACAGGAGGATAAAGCCGCAGAATCGACTAAAGATGAACAAGAGCAGAATGAATCAACTGATAATCCCTCGCAAGTCATAGAGGAGATATCTACACCAAAACCTGCGTCTAAAAAGAAAGAATTAGATGACCACTCTACCATAAAAAAGAAACGATCCCGTATAGAAAAACAACTATTGATAGACATGGTGGAAGGTCATCCAGTGTTGCAATCGCAATCGGAGAAACGAGTCACTAGGAAAAATTTACCCAATGATAAAGATAATGTGAGCAAACGAAGAAAGAGTCTCATAGAAAAATCGAATAAAATTAAGGCTGAACTTGGTGTTGTAGGCGATAAGAAAGGTAAGGGAAAAATAAGATCGCCAAAGTCAGCACAACAAGAATCTCAACCGATGACGATTGTCGAAGGGACGCAAGAAAAAATACTTGAATCTTCCCAAGAACCGCCCATGTCTGAAGATGTAATCGAAAGCTCACAGGATTCTACAATTACGACTATTTCAGTAAAATCTTCCACTAAGAAAAAAGTGCCTGTCGTGAGACTAGATAAAGCAAACCCTCTTGCCAAAAATAAAACGACTGATACACAACAATTGCTTGACGATTTCAACAATGAAATTATTCCTTTGACTGATTTAAGTAATCAAGAGAGCAAAGATGACATAGAGCTACCTAAGAACAAGACCATGGTAGAAGAAAACGCTGCTGTAAATTTGACTGAAAGTATGGACACGGAACCTGTAGATAGTTCTGGAGATGTTATATTGATTACTGATGAGCAATcacctattgtcattaacactGAAAGTTCTGCACCTGTTGGAAAAGAGACTCAAGAAATGGCAGAGGCAGATACTTTACCTATGGACGTTGATAGCGAATCTATTCCCTCTACTGATGAACAAGCTACTAATTCTATTGCCAAGGTGCCAATTGTAGATGATAAATCACAGTCTGATAACGATATTACCAATGTGACAACTCAAGAACATGTAACACCGGCAATGCCTGCTACCGCTGAAGCGCTTACTGATATTATAGCAGAATCAAGTAACACCGGCTCACCATTAAAAGACGACGTTCAAAGGAAGAAAGATTTCTTGAATGACACTATTGAGATTTCGCCTATCAAAAGTATGAGTCCTATTAGAGATGCTAAGAAGTCACCGTCTCCTGAGACAAGTACTGATTATGTCGTTATAAAATTGAGTTCCCCTGTTCAGAGTAACGGGGAGCCTTTCATTGAGAAGTGCGATTCGCCCGAAGTCTTCACGGAAGACAAAGTTTCGCCTGATAAGCGGGACCAGTCACCGCCGCGGAAAGAGGTTGTGACTACAAATTCTAGTCCAAGTTCTTCCTTATCTTTGAAAAAGAACAGGCCTCAGATGAGGCCTAGCGGTCGCGCTGCGCAAATGTTGGAGCTCTGCGTATCTGAGTCGTTACAGACAATAATAAGTACTGATAGATCTGATAACGAAGAGATCAAAAAGGGAAGTCCGATGAATAATTCGTCGGCCAGGAGAAATTTAAGGATACTGTACAACTCCGTTGGAGATAATCCGGTTAGTGAAATTCCGTCTATTGAGAATGAAAATAATGAGGAGAGTGAGACTTTCCTCAAATTCAAGAGAGCGCTTCCTACAGCTGACTGTAGTCCTGCGGGGCCTATATTGAAGAGGAAACTTGCTGATATTGCCGATGAGACTACTGCATCATCTGCAAGCAAGGTGAGAGCAGTCATCTGTTTATCTTTAAGGGgggttataaaggccacatccaaacaattcatctaaaagcaatagtacaatttgacattcgcgcatattttagtaagtgcgcaatgcacacaaatgtcaaattgcaatattgctttattagatgaattgcttcgatgtgtccatTTTAACCCACCAGTTTTGTTTTGCCGATATATCTATCATTAGTGTtactactgtttttttttaaattaatatatattattctggtttattattattatatatttttgctcATTAATTTCAGAGAAAGCGCGTGAGTTTTCACGACCCACCTGTTTCTACCACAGTATCCGTGCAGAAATACATAGAGCCTCTCGGTGTACGATCGCCACAGAGCTCATCATTAAAGCGGCAAGACTGGAAATTACGTGCCCCTCATCAAGGCATGAAATCGCCCAAACGCCTAGACAAAGTGTTCAGGCTGGAGACTGTGCTGACAAAGACGGTTGAAAGCTTCTCTGGCGAACCTACTATAAGTAATGATACAGAAATGAGTTTAGACGAAACCCCCGCTGTAGAAATTGTAAAAGCTAGTGAATTGAACGACACAGATCCTATTTGCCCTCAACTACTGGACTGCAAAGACCCTATCGATAACATCGCAGGTGAACTGTCATCTTACAGCACTAAAACTCTATTAATAAAAGAATTACAAGGCAAAGTGGAAACTGTAGCTGATTTAGCAAAAATGACTGAGCTTGAAGTGAACAGGTTATGTATTAAGGCTCCCAAAGTAAAAATTGCCAAAAAGGTATTGACTGACTATGCCTCTAAGAGAGCTATTAAGATACAGGAAAATACTGTAAGTGAAGTAATAGTGCTTGATAATGAAACGGTGAATACAGAAGTACAAACGAATAAGGTATTGACGAAGAGTTTAACAACACAGACTGTGCCAGTGTCAGTCACTTTAAAACATACGCAAACTGATATTTTACCAACGACACATAGCAGCGCTCAAACAAATGAATCAGGAAATAAGTCTACTAAAGATGTTATAGCTACGTGTTTGGTCGAAGTAAGTACtgttttaaacatatttttttcatattagGTCCATTGTCTACAAGAGTATCACGTATTTTGGTAACCCGTTATAATCtcggagtcttcaaggctagagtgaataggcattttctaggTAAGCGCACATTGTCATTTACTATCAGGTGAATTTGtggtcaaacgtgagcctaGCGCAAGTTGTCGCCTGAGGTCATACGCCTGAGGTGTATGAGGGTTATTGAGGGGAAGTGAGACTAAGGGCGCGATTGAATGATggcaaaaatctcattcttaccgtgtgccgcctaacgcgcgAGCGAGATGGACAACCGCGCGGTCCCtcttaatagcaatattgctttttagatgaatggcttcgatgtggcctttttaaccccccaaaagTCAAGTGACAGGGAATCGTGGAATATTAAACAATTTCTTTTcataaattcatacataaaatcacacctatttcccgttggggtaggcagagcccacAGAATtgcacgtacagtcatgagcaatatcatgtacccacattagaaccctgtcgcactatcatatttgacatttaatgagacttacggttaaatttttcaaaaaagttaatgtgacatggtttcaaagtgtatacatattagtactcatgaccgtactacgatcctgacacaccaccttcgGTTCATGTATTACCGGTTTGCTTTAtttggcctttctttaaatttGCATCTATTTTTTCTGAATTTCTTTTCGTCCTGGAGAATTTCGTGTCTGGACCCTactttttattaacattttttgttttcctCTTTCAGAGACCAGATTTCGTGGATCAGCTGGCTTCACAGTTGGAACCCACCGCACTTCAACGGATCTCCGAAACGTTACCGGTCGACGCTTGCTTATCCTTACTTTTAAAGAAAATGGACTTCACAAACACCACTGAAGTACTAAACAAGGTGGTAGCTCAATGTGCCAAAGACGACAGTGGTGATATGAATTTGAGCATCTTACAAGAGTATCTATGCAAAAGGTTCGCCTCAAAAGATTTAATTCTATTATGTAGCCAGTTACTGCAAAAGATACATGATAAACCATCTTAGATGTGATTTTAAGTTTCATttgtgtaaattatttttttaattgagatTGATTTCAATCGGAGCGTTGTGTTGCAATTTTGTTTACGAATAAATCGTTATGTTTAAGTTTTAGGGTGAAAGCACATTTGTTAGCACCTAATCGCAGTTTCGTATACTTCTATCtttttctgttactcagaacCGACGTTTGCTGGAGCGAGAAAGGGCGTCCACACGCTATCGCTTCGTTGTTCTGCCGCGTGCGGTCTCACTCGCTGTAGCAAATGACGGTTTTGAATAACAGAAAAAGATAGAAGTATAAGAACTGACAGATGTGGTTCAACCCTTAATTATTATGTTGGATTCAGAATTAAAGTGTACTGAAACTTTGTATCTAACt
The nucleotide sequence above comes from Pectinophora gossypiella chromosome 6, ilPecGoss1.1, whole genome shotgun sequence. Encoded proteins:
- the LOC126367736 gene encoding uncharacterized protein LOC126367736; translation: MSKEVNKKEITFIAMPTVNLKSLHSILDCMEELDSGFRIKHKYAEITNAFHDPGPLDTKTAERLLAVCVDDLKNDLQYSANAILVIQLVLKKVQERKCIPEPDLLPSVQAIFDVNKKLHKLQGLKSLIIDTILAFPGDIFVTLATTHGNELIEFLDFNYMQSNDFLYKTQVTKVLIKILNLLPIEKRLEFTREGLNVWFKNIITAMVTLAFEEKDALKLNLKGLELLVEAIVPHDYENNPFWENVYENICNPKRYPKALKSLVDNNNEDWHRLWIVFIKLLKDQITKTNGGSSPINALLPVIEMAFKLDVTNRCRAFQCWNVLTDNFSQENNEFLVNKRLKLLMIPLKLNNAKVTTTVLAKFNTWWHLIRKFENKLDKFTDMVLIPFVHFCFGKYSGSLKVSNSAPGQMSPAIAKESADALTEIIGHYNCDGCVTLPRLNNKLINTKILAEHWSDWMVALCSAIKTLANGDSGGCKTRQLTCLWKGFVVTIGELPANQIRADLFNELLKVALDLVAHSNTAGNLDKVVFNVLIIPLFDDDPKIKHLLKTKNAKGPIYTILEILLSQGLDNFFSRENAEEIRTKLKRLTNVILDEALVQPDEITTWLLVDEVDTKSKLMIWAALAASICESKYKMSLEILCRMVLGPLNTMNVLPLSKSEVVWRDWYTLYGYVHPMMTDDSLDSKIAAILLGKRGFTPTNIFFMFGATLALLKQKLLSGKDAECDWEAEALLSVMSSLKESTMEKSLPILVEVLVILLNKLVEKVNLKLAEYCVGMVKVIFKVLFVHKLKTDDVVPELTVLDNIFKPIDGIFQKEEYGPIKPTLANALVSSLPLIKDDSHLKKSIKTVLNTFLAQIKEDDKELFDNIKFAIDDVASKSNNSKQDQHKAGFTAPPPKSSKKSKKKEPNIVNTVVEDGEEFVVVKSNWKFNPKKLTENQKEKLKRKREDIPALYQDLSQSQDEFKLTSWKTDSQDASTTTSSKSNNKTNEDFTDILKNIPSTDIVPKIMENIISDNKDTDKATEKSIANEKQQPSPAIKDPKTPRLALKDRVFRNVRNLIEKSGVPTDVKVPQQITEDLNQTVNENDLKTPVSKAKTIANVTNSAPPKIVSERPTRSIKKPKKFEDTEVFALKKKRRVLSGSLDSDTSDKSEGIAHDQELTKDKHEPDKEVQNVTIDSEKLHINKQNTKAIEPLSSINLETKEKEETAPVEKAEESHVLQYTELSDKKSVIVEKVNHNIESQEDKAAESTKDEQEQNESTDNPSQVIEEISTPKPASKKKELDDHSTIKKKRSRIEKQLLIDMVEGHPVLQSQSEKRVTRKNLPNDKDNVSKRRKSLIEKSNKIKAELGVVGDKKGKGKIRSPKSAQQESQPMTIVEGTQEKILESSQEPPMSEDVIESSQDSTITTISVKSSTKKKVPVVRLDKANPLAKNKTTDTQQLLDDFNNEIIPLTDLSNQESKDDIELPKNKTMVEENAAVNLTESMDTEPVDSSGDVILITDEQSPIVINTESSAPVGKETQEMAEADTLPMDVDSESIPSTDEQATNSIAKVPIVDDKSQSDNDITNVTTQEHVTPAMPATAEALTDIIAESSNTGSPLKDDVQRKKDFLNDTIEISPIKSMSPIRDAKKSPSPETSTDYVVIKLSSPVQSNGEPFIEKCDSPEVFTEDKVSPDKRDQSPPRKEVVTTNSSPSSSLSLKKNRPQMRPSGRAAQMLELCVSESLQTIISTDRSDNEEIKKGSPMNNSSARRNLRILYNSVGDNPVSEIPSIENENNEESETFLKFKRALPTADCSPAGPILKRKLADIADETTASSASKRKRVSFHDPPVSTTVSVQKYIEPLGVRSPQSSSLKRQDWKLRAPHQGMKSPKRLDKVFRLETVLTKTVESFSGEPTISNDTEMSLDETPAVEIVKASELNDTDPICPQLLDCKDPIDNIAGELSSYSTKTLLIKELQGKVETVADLAKMTELEVNRLCIKAPKVKIAKKVLTDYASKRAIKIQENTVSEVIVLDNETVNTEVQTNKVLTKSLTTQTVPVSVTLKHTQTDILPTTHSSAQTNESGNKSTKDVIATCLVERPDFVDQLASQLEPTALQRISETLPVDACLSLLLKKMDFTNTTEVLNKVVAQCAKDDSGDMNLSILQEYLCKRFASKDLILLCSQLLQKIHDKPS